In Zingiber officinale cultivar Zhangliang chromosome 3B, Zo_v1.1, whole genome shotgun sequence, a single window of DNA contains:
- the LOC121967299 gene encoding uncharacterized protein LOC121967299 isoform X1, whose product MRRGRAVAGSRRGPGRPRKQPMEAEEPEPVTQEANSSRDPTDVETVSRGQTHQTPRDQGRQPQEIPSVIPSGRDREFQPQGIPSGIPSAFPTPATTDWMRDRARIPLLARSVKDRFTLYLGGADPWAARSWLKNLESTFGYQSCTDEEKVELAAYHLRDQAVTWWDMQKTIFGEQRITWAMFRDAFERQYFPATFCLARRQEFLNLKQGDRSVMEYNAEFCRLAEFCPHLLAQDYDRMQQFTQGLAAYIRIRMSGFPGGSYREVLDRALFIEMTQQQVNQEKGYDKQSSQKRGNKSQSSQATTGGSSRPQKSGRTSDGTSRPPQHDWKKDRSGSRCYQCVSKSHTKFHCPLDHPICYYCKQPGHESRDCTLKAQLEATKGTSRGGNPHRHDHRKDHRRVRVLHVSSDHRLLRDRYIMCRVRNQPLHSILPQCLLIRHFQHSRIFIRINLTQHIGSSLSLSISSRFSHLRCQRRPLRRYHSRAQRWVVFMLLHGRRHSGLRDRFSEVLFQFIQLLQIY is encoded by the coding sequence ATGAGACGTGGTCGAGCGGTAGCCGGTTCTCGTCGTGGTCCGGGACGACCACGGAAACAACCCATGGAGGCTGAGGAACCAGAACCAGTGACTCAGGAGGCAAATTCTTCTAGGGATCCCACTGATGTTGAGACGGTTAGTCGAGGACAGACCCATCAGACTCCTAGAGATCAGGGACGTCAGCCTCAGGAGATCCCTTCAGTCATACCATCTGGTAGAGATCGAGAATTTCAGCCTCAGGGGATTCCCTCCGGGATACCATCAGCATTTCCTACTCCTGCTACTACTGATTGGATGAGGGACAGAGCTCGGATACCGTTGCTGGCGAGGTCCGTCAAGGACAGATTCACTTTATATTTGGGCGGAGCAGATCCTTGGGCTGCTCGAAGCTGGTTGAAGAACTTAGAGAGCACCTTTGGGTACCAGAGTTGCACGGACGAGGAGAAAGTGGAACTGGCAGCGTATCATCTCCGGGATCAGGCGGTCACATGGTGGGACATGCAGAAGACGATCTTTGGAGAGCAGCGCATCACATGGGCGATGTTCCGAGACGCGTTTGAGCGGCAATATTTCCCAGCGACCTTCTGTCTAGCTCGACGCCAGGAATTTCTGAATCTCAAGCAGGGCGACCGGTCAGTGATGGAGTACAACGCTGAATTCTGTAGGTTGGCAGAATTTTGTCCTCACTTATTGGCACAAGATTATgatcgtatgcagcagttcactcAGGGTCTTGCAGCATACATTCGGATCCGGATGTCAGGATTTCCAGGTGGTTCCTATCGGGAGGTTCTAGATCGAGCACTATTCATAGAGATGACTCAACAGCAGGTAAATCAGGAGAAAGGCTATGATAAGCAGTCATCACAAAAGAGAGGGAACAAAAGTCAGAGTTCACAGGCTACCACGGGAGGATCCTCTCGGCCGCAGAAGTCAGGGCGGACGTCTGATGGAACATCTCGTCCTCCTCAACATGATTGGAAGAAAGATAGATCTGGATCCAGATGTTACCAGTGTGTCTCCAAGAGCCATACCAAATTTCATTGCCCCTTGGATCACCCCATTTGTTATTATTGCAAACAACCAGGGCATGAGAGTCGGGATTGTACGTTGAAGGCACAGTTGGAGGCTACTAAGGGTACATCTCGGGGGGGCAACCCTCACAGACACGACCACAGAAAGGATCACAGAAGAGTCAGGGTGCTCCACGTCAGCAGCGACCACCGTCTTCTCAGGGACAGATATATCATGTGCAGGGTCAGGAACCAGCCACTACACAGTATTCTGCCACAGTGTCTTCTCATCAGGCATTTCCAGCACAGCAGGATTTTCATCCGCATCAACCTTACTCAGCATATCGGCAGCAGCCTCAGTCTCAGTATCAGCAGCCGGTTCTCGCACCTACGATGCCAGCGCAGACCACTTCGGAGATACCACAGCCGAGCTCAGAGGTGGGTCGTGTTTATGCTGTTACACGGGAGGAGGCACAGCGGGCTGAGGGATCGGTTTTCCGAGGTATTATTTCAGTTTATACAGTTACTGCAGATttattga
- the LOC121967299 gene encoding uncharacterized protein LOC121967299 isoform X3 has translation MKAPIPSSLLLFVAEISLPHAFSPEPHSHLLHSCPSLHLFSTASTTKPQSGHCSYIPSRGYSPENQLFTRIAPIKAASRSKLPIPPSPDVATLSTDHPSATYLEPHHQCRTPLQRLSRNRELAFIEAEDFVSGLASRCRISGHDRQIKLAGKIFMESPGDPVRQFHVTFEDNLTILDFDRDECRDEIGVGFSLHLEVVDR, from the exons ATGAAAGCGCCGATCCCTTCCTCCCTCTTGCTCTTTGTCGCCGAGATCTCACTGCCGCATGCCTTCTCACCCGAGCCCCATTCTCATCTTCTTCACTCGTGCCCTAGCCTCCATCTCTTCTCAACGGCATCGACTACCAAGCCTCAATCCGGCCATTGTTCTTACATCCCTAGCCGCGGATACTCGCCGGAAAACCAG CTCTTTACCAGAATAGCCCCAATCAAAGCCGCTAGCCGTAGCAAGCTCCCTATTCCGCCTTCACCCGACGTTGCTACCCTTTCAACCGATCATCCGTCGGCCACATATCTCGAGCCCCATCACCAATGCCGCACGCCGTTACAGAGGTTGTCTCGCAACCGGGAGTTAGCCTTCATCGAAGCTGAG GACTTTGTTTCGGGACtagcatctcgatgtcggatttcgggacacgatcgacagataaag ttAGCAGGTAAaatatttatggagtcgcctggagatcctgtccgccagttccacgtcacattcgaggacaacCTTACAATTTTG gactttgatcgggACGAGTGTCGCGACGAGATTGGCGTTGGATTCAGCCTACACTTAGAG GTGGTCGATAGATGA
- the LOC121967299 gene encoding uncharacterized protein LOC121967299 isoform X4, with translation MPSHPSPILIFFTRALASISSQRHRLPSLNPAIVLTSLAADTRRKTRIAPIKAASRSKLPIPPSPDVATLSTDHPSATYLEPHHQCRTPLQRLSRNRELAFIEAEDFVSGLASRCRISGHDRQIKLAGKIFMESPGDPVRQFHVTFEDNLTILDFDRDECRDEIGVGFSLHLEVIMSSTLAVYITSDIILASDIVSGGR, from the exons ATGCCTTCTCACCCGAGCCCCATTCTCATCTTCTTCACTCGTGCCCTAGCCTCCATCTCTTCTCAACGGCATCGACTACCAAGCCTCAATCCGGCCATTGTTCTTACATCCCTAGCCGCGGATACTCGCCGGAAAACCAG AATAGCCCCAATCAAAGCCGCTAGCCGTAGCAAGCTCCCTATTCCGCCTTCACCCGACGTTGCTACCCTTTCAACCGATCATCCGTCGGCCACATATCTCGAGCCCCATCACCAATGCCGCACGCCGTTACAGAGGTTGTCTCGCAACCGGGAGTTAGCCTTCATCGAAGCTGAG GACTTTGTTTCGGGACtagcatctcgatgtcggatttcgggacacgatcgacagataaag ttAGCAGGTAAaatatttatggagtcgcctggagatcctgtccgccagttccacgtcacattcgaggacaacCTTACAATTTTG gactttgatcgggACGAGTGTCGCGACGAGATTGGCGTTGGATTCAGCCTACACTTAGAG GTGATTATGAGTAGTACTCTAGCAGTTTACATTACCTCAGACATTATACTAGCTTCGGATATAGTATCAG GTGGTCGATAG
- the LOC121967299 gene encoding uncharacterized protein LOC121967299 isoform X2: MKAPIPSSLLLFVAEISLPHAFSPEPHSHLLHSCPSLHLFSTASTTKPQSGHCSYIPSRGYSPENQLFTRIAPIKAASRSKLPIPPSPDVATLSTDHPSATYLEPHHQCRTPLQRLSRNRELAFIEAEDFVSGLASRCRISGHDRQIKLAGKIFMESPGDPVRQFHVTFEDNLTILDFDRDECRDEIGVGFSLHLEVIMSSTLAVYITSDIILASDIVSGGR, from the exons ATGAAAGCGCCGATCCCTTCCTCCCTCTTGCTCTTTGTCGCCGAGATCTCACTGCCGCATGCCTTCTCACCCGAGCCCCATTCTCATCTTCTTCACTCGTGCCCTAGCCTCCATCTCTTCTCAACGGCATCGACTACCAAGCCTCAATCCGGCCATTGTTCTTACATCCCTAGCCGCGGATACTCGCCGGAAAACCAG CTCTTTACCAGAATAGCCCCAATCAAAGCCGCTAGCCGTAGCAAGCTCCCTATTCCGCCTTCACCCGACGTTGCTACCCTTTCAACCGATCATCCGTCGGCCACATATCTCGAGCCCCATCACCAATGCCGCACGCCGTTACAGAGGTTGTCTCGCAACCGGGAGTTAGCCTTCATCGAAGCTGAG GACTTTGTTTCGGGACtagcatctcgatgtcggatttcgggacacgatcgacagataaag ttAGCAGGTAAaatatttatggagtcgcctggagatcctgtccgccagttccacgtcacattcgaggacaacCTTACAATTTTG gactttgatcgggACGAGTGTCGCGACGAGATTGGCGTTGGATTCAGCCTACACTTAGAG GTGATTATGAGTAGTACTCTAGCAGTTTACATTACCTCAGACATTATACTAGCTTCGGATATAGTATCAG GTGGTCGATAG